The Brassica napus cultivar Da-Ae chromosome C1, Da-Ae, whole genome shotgun sequence DNA segment AGCAAAGATATTTTTCGCTTATCTTCCCCACAGATGGCGCCAAaatgtagatcctaaaatctacatTAAGTATTTTATAGTGATTGAAAGTTTAATCTGGAGCAGAAAAAGATGATGTGGGCagcgatatctttagaacacaacgatataaTCAGATTCCAGTAGGCAAAGATGGATTTTTATAGATTAATAAGATCGAATACACCAAGAGGAATAAGATCCAACATTACAAACGAGGTCGATAAGAGAAAAGACTTAAAGCGAAGTCAAACGCGGTTGATGTGTGTGTATTGCTCTCTGTCCTTCTTCGTATCAATCGATCTCTTCTTATAGCGGATCGATTCCGGATTTCTCTCAACCTCTCTGCGATCTCCTGCTCTTCAAAATCTATCTCATTTTGTTCGCCGGAGTCGGGCCTCTTCATTAGTTGCGCGGCCCAGGTTACTATGGCCTAATTACATAGTTGAACGAAATGGGGTCCAACaatttttatgcttaaataataaataaaacagtcACATTAGGTTGAATATACAACTTCTAGAATCcaacatataaaatacatcaacaatacatattcaaaatttatagatctacctttaaatgagaaaaagatgagaaccatataatgaaaaatctgcaaaaacaagataaattagttagaaagagataagaaaaaaaaagaggaattgatataaatttggtgttttcaagttcaaagagactgaagaggagttgaagaatTTTAGAGTCAGAAACATTATacttttgttgcagccatttgagaggaagagataaaatgattaaattttatttatataaaaagtcAAATTCCAATTAAGTGAGACATTTTTGATTTAGAAGACTTCCCTGGAAGTCGTCCaacataaaatgcattagaagacttccagagcAGTCTTCCGTGGAAGTCTTttagcataaaatgcattagaagcCTTCAAAGAAAgtcttacatggaagtcttctaacaTTGTTCCTTACTTGATCTTCCATCTCATGGGCCAGTGTATACTTGGAGCAACAAAAGGAGTGAAGGGATAATCtccaagaagcttgattgggcCTTGTTTAATGACTATTGGCTCAACTCCTTTCCTCAATCGTACAATGTGTTTGAAGCAGGGGGGTGTTCAGATCATTTACGAATTACGATGTAGGATACATTTGAGTTCTGAGCAGAGGCGACCAAAGCGGccttttaaatttgttaatgtGGTGGCGGGTCCAGAAGGTTTCTTACCAATGATGTCGCAGTACTGGATGACGACGGAACTCATATATTCATCGACCTCATCTCTATATAGATTCTCCAAAAAATTGAAGAACCTGAAGCCTGAGATTCGGACTTTAGCAAAGGAGAGTATGGGGAACCTTACTACAAAAATGAAGGAAGCATATGCAGAGCTTTGTTTAAAACAAGAGCAATGTATGCAGAATCCTTCAGAGAGAAactcagaagaagaaaatagaGCCTATGAGAGATGGGATAAAGTATCAGGTCTGGAGGAAAATTTCTTAAAGCAAAAATCAAAGGTGCATTGATTtaatgttgatgacaaaaataaCAAGGTGTTTCATAGAGCAGCCACTACTCGAGACATTCAGAACTCGATCAAGGAAGTTGTATCTCGAGATGGAAGAGTGGTACAAAAACCAGACGAGATCAAAGAAGAAGCAGAGGGTTTTTTTAAGGAATTTTTGCAGCATAAGCCAGATGGGTATACGATTGAGTTCTTTAAGTCAGCATGGCCGATCATTGGAAAGGAATTCATTATCTCCATCAAATCTTTTTTCGAGAAAGGTTTTTTGCCTAAAGGCATCAACTCAACAATTCTGGTGCTGATACCTAAGAAGACTCCAGCTCGTGAGATGTGAGATTATCGCCCGATATCTTGCTGCAATGTCATCTATAAAGTCATCTCAAAGCTCATTCCCAACAGAGTAAATAATACTCTTCATGACTTCATCGCATTGAATCAATCAACTTTTGTAAAAGGCAGACTTCTTATTGAGAATCTCATACTTGCTACTGAGCTGTTGAAAGATTATCATAAGAATTCTATCTCAAGGCGGTGTGCTTTGAAAATTGACATCTCCAAGGCTTTTGATTCAGTCCAATGGacttttcttttgaaaacactTGATGCAATGAATTTTTCAGGAAAATTCATTCACTGGATCTCTCTTTGTATCACGACAGCTTCCTTCTCTATTCAGGTGAATGGCGAGCTTGTTGGATATTTTCAAAGTGAGAGAGGGTTAAGGCAGGGATGTGCTCTCTCATCCTACCTTTTTGTCATCTGCATGGACGTGCTGTCAAAGCTTTTGGACAGATCTGCTCAAAGACATCAGCTCAGTTACCACCCTAAGTGCAAGAACTTGAGCCTCACGCACTTAAGTTTTGCGGACAATATTATGGTGTTCACGGATAGGAGAGTAAGATCAATAGACAGCATAGTGGCtgtatttgattattttgcaaaAATCTCGGGCCTAAGGATCAGTACGGAGAAGTCAACAATCTATTACACGGGTATATCATAGGAAGAACAACAGCAGCTAATAAATCAGTTTCAGTTTGCTTCGGGGATACTATCGTGCggaattggtttttttttgttgacaaaTTTATTATCATGTATATTTGTTCACTATATTTAGGAATGAACGTTCGATTTTTGGTTTGATTCCAGATTCTTTTTCGGCTTAGTTCTGGTTCGCTTatagttttttgtttaaaaaaatatagaaaatgttcggttatttatgaatttgggTTTAGTCTAGATTTagttgttttggttttggtttggttcaaatAATAATGGtagaaatagataaaaaaaaaaaaattccgagTTCAAATCGATAATTTTCTCATCAATTGTTAATTTTGTTGCAATTTGTTTTATATGTACGTTACCTCGTTCATTACCTCACTGAACCATTCCAGTGATCTCTTTTCTCTTGTTAATTACCCAATAGAAATAAGCTCGTTTTGTATTGCTTCTATGGACATCAAATTGTGGTTGGTACCGTCTTCGATGGATTTTTGGTTCTCGATGTTGTTAATGTAAAGGACGTCCCTAAGTATACTAATTAATGGGTTCACACTGATCTCTAAACCTACCAGAAGCAATACATCGTAGTTTCTATAATTTTGTTCCGGGGTCATCGATCAACACCCTCAGAAACTTTTCCATGCATGTATATActgatttatatttaaaaatgaacaaCATTTGTTTAATTGATACATAACAGAATTCTGGAAAACAAAAATCACGCTTGACATGGAAACATTTGAGCTTAAAACATAGACAcgtttagttaaaaaaatttcttttacaGATgttcatataagaaaatatacacaCATTAAGTAATATCTTATTATATTGAACTTGTTTGgcaaaaagaaattattatatgTAATGTGAAACAACTACATATGCAAAAATGCACCTTCAAAGTCTTTTCAAGTTAGTACGTAAATGTCATGATCTTTGTTAAGGGAAAAAGTGAAGCTTTTAAGGTCGtacaacctttttttttggcatcaagGTCGTACAAATTGTTAGTGGAGATTaatgctaatttttttttgtgctgtGTACGAAAGTATTGAAATAACAAAAGCAGATATTATCAAGCTTAAGTTCATTACGAAAATAAGTCTTCTAATTTACTTCGATAGGACCTTGTGTagactaataatatatatatatacctaacaatttttagttttaatgtttatttttattaaaaagttaaattattaaattatacacaaattttaaattaattttataatataaaaggtGGAGTGCGATCTACTACCTCCATTCCTGAAAGTAAGAtgtcttagattttttttttgttccacaaagatagattttctatattgttaagatACTTTTTTattggtggaaagttattggaaagcgtataaaaagtaaaaaataaattaaattataaacatttattaaattcttaataagcgtgcatactctagaaaatcttactttcaggaacagagggagtatatagaACCTCAGATTGGGTAAGCAAAAAAGTTCCATTAATGAAATCAAATAGTGTATAGAAATGGAGAGGGGATTGATTGCTGGGGACGGGATTGATTGCTAGTAAGCCAGAACGGTGAACGCATGAAACGAAGACgacggagaagacgaagagaaAGGAGCCGATACTCGATTTTGGACATCGCGTGTCTGGCGTGGCGGAGAGCTGTTCTCCTATTGGCCAGTTTTTTAATCTGACGTGGACACCTCTCTACTCCTCATGTAACCTTTTTAGTATTAGTTAGATAAGTCTTCTAATTTACTTCGATAGGAGTAGTTGATTATATGCACCTTGTGCagactaataatatatatatacctaacaatttttagttttaatgtttatttttattaaaaagttaaattattaaattagacacaaattttaaattaattttataatataaaattttgatattctATTCATATTGGTAATCAATGTATTAAATTTACTCTTTTATTTCATAGTTGTATCTATGGGATATAGATGTTGGAtcaaaatcttatatatacatatatacacttAATGTATTTGTGgactgaaaagaaaagaattatAAACAATCACAACataatattagtcattaaaattttaaactaaatataagataaaagtaattatgaaattattggtagatattattaatatcaattgttaatatttatttattaattaaatattctaaattttttgacaagtatatatattataatatatatatatatattttaaataacagtatatatatatatcagttgaATAAGTTAATGTTTATTGattatcttaaatataattatatttattaaataaaattttaaataattatattaattacattAATGATTTATCCTAAAATCATGGACAAGATGACAAGTAATCAAATTCATTTCTCAAATAACAATATACaatataacctctttaaattaatactctataaattaatatacactaaaaatctctataaaataatataattttatagtcccgaatcgagtttttggttcaattagtatatcgataaattaatatctctataaattaataaaaaaattatagttttggtgtagttccgacattattaatttatagaggtttcactgtaGATACATTATCGTGttaataaacatataataaagtGGTTTTCATTTTGTTTCGAAGCTTTTCACTGGAGCATTGTATTTTCCCAAACAGTAGTATGTTTGCAAGTGGTAAGCTTCTTTGATGGATTTTCAACATATTGGTGACTACATGTACGTTGTTAATCCAGCTTCCTGTTTCCTCTCTACCAGCAGCTGCCATTCAAGTTCCTCAATCTAGCAGATAAAGTGATATGTGATAGTTTCAGAAAAGATGAAATGTACTAAACCCATGTTCCTCTTGCGGTTATGGTAAATACTTTTACCTTTTCTTGAAGGGTTTGTTCTTAGTGTCTCGTTCCTTGATCTTTGGTTGTAAACCGAACATGGTCTCCATTATCtcatattttcgtatttttctttaatatttttcttccaTTTTTCAACCTACAAAAAATAACACAACCCATATGTGGAAATGTCAACTTGAATTTAGGTTACTATTTTTCTCATATATCAAGATTTCAGTATTGTCTAGCTGCTTCTTGGCAGGCCCCAACTCTATCCCTCTAACTATGGTAGCAAAATTCAGTGAGTTTAGCGTTTCGTTTTTGTCCTTCTCGTTAGAGTCTCATCACACAAACAAGAATGTAACAGGACAATAATTcacaaaatcaaatcaaaccaaaGTTAGATCTAGATtattcaaattgaaattatatgACTTTCAGGCAGTCCGGAACAAATTTCAATCGATTTCAATACACAAAACCTTAACAACCTAGATGGAACTTGCGGTCACACTTAAAGCTAGCCCATGCTCGAACGCCATCTTCAGCGACCCTCTTGAGACAAATCAAACACACAACCAAGCTAAAACCATCTCCTTCGACGCAAGAATAATCATTGGTGACACCACCTTTGTCGGCGAGATCATTGTCGCCCTAATCGATTTAGAACCGTGTTGCATAAACCCTATAACCAAAACCCAGTTAAAAACAATTGAATCAGTTAAGTTTGGTTTAAATTAGATCTGATTTAATTTTAAGGATTTTCCGAGccataaaatgtaaatataatgaaatttgtattttaatccAGATTTTAACGTAAGTAATCGTATGTTTTAATCAATAAGTTCAAAAATTAATGACAATATTTTACGGTAGATAGAAATAAGAATTTAGGGATCCGATTGGTAATGGTTGTAGCTTTAaatttttgctgtaaaaaaagatctgtagactttttgatgtggctttaaattttattactgtagaattttatggaaagcactaaaaaattgctttaGATATTTGGCTCTACAGAGCACTTTTACAACTGTAGATTATTTCAAGAGCtctggtttcaaaaaaaaaaatttaaagcttgattgctctgaatttggtgccGTAGAAATAAATATGgctgtggacagcacctacaacaactaccaatcaccccctatATTATAGGGTCtgattggtaatggctgtagctttaaaatttttgctgtagaaaaaaatttgtaaactttttgttgtgactttagattttattgctgtagaattttatggaaagcactaaaaattgctttggatatttggctctgcagagcacttgtatAGCTGTAAGTCATTTCAAaagctgtggtttcaaaaaaaaatttaaaacttgattgctctgaatttggtgctttagaaataaataggACTGTTGACATCCcctacagcaactaccaatcacctCCGTAATAATATAGTTGCTGCTGCTCTCTGATAAAGCTATCCACCTTAGCATCATGTGGGTCCCataaaggtaaaaaaaattttggtcaaCATTTTTATCTTTTGATTTGTAATACCATGTTTTGTTTACTATCAAATGGGCTTCGTAACAAAATTGAAGAAAATGCCCAGTTGACCTCTTTAGTCCGTAAGCTTTCTCTTGTAAGGAAATCTAAAAGCATCTTTATCGCTCTCTTTTGAGCGTCTATCAGGGGGGAGAGCCCACGGTTCAGAAAAAACAGTATGTTATATGTGTAAAATAAAAGATGTGTATTGTGTGTTTTTTGCACTGTTCAcgggccccactgacacgtgtCGGTCCGCGATTGATgcgttttataattttattttattttaatcaggaaaaaagataataaataatacaaaagtaaaaaataagaaactgtttttttaatgaGGTTTAGGGACAAAGATGCTCTAAGATTTTCATCATCTGTTCATACTCATTTGACAGCACACAGAGTGACGTTTGGATTTTCGTTAGCAGTTTATCTTCTTCAACCTCTACATCTCCCCATCTTTAATCAATTCATCATTAATGGTCCAAGAAAGACAGGTATAAAATCACGACATAATCGCAGTTCAAGGTTCATCTCTAATTGGATCTCTCTAGACACAGAGTcgcaactctctctctctctctctctctctctctctctctctctggtcaATTTCGGCAATCACCATGTCAAACCAACCTGAATCTTCCGACTTGTAAGTCTCCCCCCAGATCTTATCGTTTCGTTTTACGACCATAAAGTTTCGAACTTTCTTATCaagattagggtttatagttgatCTCTCCTCTATAAGCTGGTTTTGACTCATCTGGTTTTGTTACATGAAGTAAGAATGATTTCAACTCAGCTATccttgagaggaagaagtctccTAATCGATTTGTTGTTGACGAAGCCATTGACGATGACAACTCTTCCTTCTCTCTCCATCACTCCACCATGGAAAAAGCTGCAGCTTTTCCGGGTGATGCAATTCTCATCAAGGTTTGtttttgtattcttttttttttcatatcttaAGTCTGAATTGCTGGAATCTGAGATTGAATGTTGGTTTAATTGTTaccaaattagggtttttgcttGCTTGATTGATGAATTGTTACGTGATTGCACTTCTTCTCTCTTGATTTGTTGATGAATTCTACATCACTAAGACTTCTTTTCTATTGTTATTATCTTTGTAAATGCATGGAGTTAGGGTCTAATTGTCATGTCATGAAAAATGATCCACTTCTGGCTTTGCAGGCTAAGAAAAGGAAGGACATTGTCTTCATTTTGTTTGCTGATGAATCATGTGAGGATCCTAAgatcagaatgaacaagatcgTAAGGTCCAACTTGAGGGTTAGACTGGGTGATGTCATATTGTCATCTCTGCTCACCAATGCCCTGACATCAAGTACTGAAAGCGTGTGCACTAGGTTGCACGGGTACGTCGGGTTGGTGCCGTCTCACGTACCGGGTTCGGCGAGGGCACGGGTACTCCTCGAAACGTCCCCAATACGTCTCGAGTAATGCAGGGACGGCAAAGACTTATATGGGGACGGATCTGTGAGTTGACCGAGTCGTCTCAGAAACATTTCTAAGCCATGTTCTTGATATTTTGCTCGAAATATGATTAAGAAGGTTACATCTATCATTTACATGTTAAAAGCAATCAAAATGAGATAATGGAAACATAGAAATCAAGTAATGAAATTTCTGGTGGCCATAGATTTGGGTTGCAGATCTTCTGGGTGGAGAAGATAAAGGGTCAATGACTATTTTACCATTCATTAATAGAAATGGAAAAACTAATTATATGTTTATGAAGTCATGAAATTCAAGTAATGAAATTTAACACGTTTCTTTACCCAAACTAGAGAAGTCAAACTTATTATCAAATGTTGACTAACTGAACTACTGTGTTTTTCTGAAATATTTTCAGAAAC contains these protein-coding regions:
- the LOC106374631 gene encoding cell division control protein 48 homolog E-like, with amino-acid sequence MSNQPESSDFKNDFNSAILERKKSPNRFVVDEAIDDDNSSFSLHHSTMEKAAAFPGDAILIKAKKRKDIVFILFADESCEDPKIRMNKIVRSNLRVRLGDVILSSLLTNALTSSTESVCTRLHGYVGLVPSHVPGSARARVLLETSPIRLE